One Sodalinema gerasimenkoae IPPAS B-353 DNA segment encodes these proteins:
- a CDS encoding methyltransferase C-terminal domain-containing protein: MVGYGAATKGNTLLNYAGVRPGLMRFVVNRNPARQGQFMPGSWVPIVDEPSLQNCRPDYVMILPWNLRSEVANRLNYIRSWSSRFVFAIPALEVL; this comes from the coding sequence GTGGTAGGCTACGGTGCAGCCACTAAGGGCAATACCCTGCTAAACTATGCTGGGGTTCGACCAGGTTTGATGAGGTTTGTCGTGAATCGCAATCCAGCTAGGCAGGGTCAGTTCATGCCAGGCAGTTGGGTTCCGATTGTTGATGAGCCTTCTTTGCAAAACTGTCGCCCTGATTATGTGATGATTCTGCCTTGGAACCTTAGGTCTGAGGTTGCGAATCGTTTAAACTACATTCGGTCGTGGTCAAGCCGTTTCGTTTTTGCTATTCCCGCCTTGGAAGTTTTATGA
- a CDS encoding cephalosporin hydroxylase family protein produces the protein MIFYDKFKRGREQEIQVQGTDTTSLRATKHFFDKANSRKSSYHFEWLVRPIIQYPQDIVAMQEIIWSVQPELIIETGIVHKSSLIFSASMLELNAACGGHQDAEVLGIDIDIRKHNRQAIESYCMFKRISIISGSILDLDIIEQVKMKASGKQSVLVCLDSNHTHDHLPAELEAYAPLVTLGTYWMVFDESIGDFPDDMFPDSPWGLFFTPQGLSRSIWRLTLSLKLTKASKISY, from the coding sequence ATGATTTTTTACGATAAATTCAAGAGAGGACGTGAGCAAGAAATACAGGTACAAGGTACGGACACTACCTCGCTTCGAGCTACAAAGCATTTTTTTGATAAGGCCAATTCTAGAAAGTCTTCATATCACTTCGAATGGCTAGTCCGCCCAATTATCCAGTATCCACAGGATATTGTGGCTATGCAGGAAATTATTTGGTCAGTTCAACCTGAACTTATCATTGAAACGGGCATTGTTCATAAAAGTTCCCTAATTTTTTCAGCCTCTATGTTGGAACTTAATGCCGCTTGTGGTGGCCATCAAGATGCTGAAGTTCTTGGTATAGACATTGACATTCGCAAGCATAACCGCCAGGCGATTGAGTCCTACTGCATGTTTAAGCGCATTTCAATAATATCTGGGTCGATACTTGACCTGGATATTATTGAACAAGTTAAAATGAAAGCCAGTGGGAAACAAAGTGTGTTAGTTTGTTTGGACAGCAACCACACCCATGATCACCTTCCTGCGGAACTGGAGGCTTATGCTCCACTGGTTACGTTAGGAACTTACTGGATGGTTTTTGATGAAAGTATTGGGGATTTTCCAGATGATATGTTCCCAGACAGCCCCTGGGGATTGTTCTTCACTCCCCAGGGGCTGTCTAGGAGTATTTGGAGACTCACTCTGAGTTTGAAGTTGACAAAAGCATCCAAGATAAGTTACTAA
- a CDS encoding NAD-dependent epimerase/dehydratase family protein: protein MKTAIITGSTGLVGRSVARYLSSRGIDILCLGRKRLSKRDIKKHFKYDLNYIQLSMESILSLGRKIDLIQWSPGDDCVFFNFAWGGHKTLTDGSFNDQMKNAIQAAKAVQSAKKVGCIKFVNIGTFEETYAEQYLEGMNNSPYQSTQSNYAISKLASRDLCKMVAYLEKIDYVHTRLSVPLESDLSRGSYIASTLRKIVKGQPYESPKSNQLFDIVFTDDVAKAYHLIGVHGKNKADYYIGNSKPATLSSYFEYFGRIVENVEGEDVAIDSNATDPIRQLFDTENIQRDTGFVATTRFQDVLKNLDSI, encoded by the coding sequence ATGAAAACAGCGATAATAACTGGATCGACAGGCTTGGTAGGCAGGTCAGTTGCCAGATATTTGTCCTCCAGAGGAATAGATATCTTGTGTTTAGGAAGAAAACGATTAAGCAAGCGTGATATTAAAAAGCACTTTAAATATGATTTAAATTATATACAGTTGTCAATGGAATCTATTCTGTCATTAGGGAGAAAGATTGATTTAATTCAATGGTCGCCAGGCGATGACTGTGTATTCTTTAACTTTGCATGGGGGGGGCATAAAACTTTGACTGATGGTAGTTTTAATGATCAGATGAAGAATGCAATTCAAGCAGCGAAAGCAGTACAGTCAGCAAAAAAAGTAGGATGTATCAAGTTTGTGAACATTGGAACTTTTGAAGAAACCTATGCTGAGCAGTATTTGGAGGGTATGAATAACAGTCCTTACCAATCGACACAGTCCAACTATGCTATATCCAAATTGGCGTCAAGGGATTTATGCAAAATGGTCGCATATCTAGAAAAAATAGATTATGTACACACACGTTTGTCCGTACCACTTGAGTCTGATTTATCTAGAGGATCATATATTGCATCAACACTAAGAAAAATTGTAAAAGGGCAGCCTTACGAATCCCCAAAGAGTAATCAGTTATTTGATATAGTGTTTACTGATGATGTGGCTAAAGCTTATCACCTTATAGGTGTTCACGGAAAAAATAAAGCAGATTATTACATTGGGAATTCAAAACCCGCTACACTCAGCAGCTACTTTGAATATTTTGGGCGAATTGTGGAGAATGTCGAGGGTGAAGATGTAGCAATTGACAGTAATGCAACTGATCCGATCAGGCAACTTTTTGATACTGAAAATATACAGCGAGACACCGGATTTGTCGCCACAACCAGGTTTCAAGACGTACTAAAAAACTTAGATAGCATATGA
- a CDS encoding formyltransferase family protein — MRYSEMPSMSSKFLIMADSQVGYAVVKWLLENYKHDIGLVVTIEQNDIWEYAKKRGVNVTVYQSDLNLIKEIENFGLCLELGFLVWWPKIIKDGLIRLPKAGFINTHPSLLPYCRGRHYNFWSIVEQVPFGVTLHFVNAGIDTGDVVAQEPIFYGWEDNGESLYNKAVNKMISLFQKAYPHIRVFKFNKNPQKLSEGSFHFSHEMDNVSRIDLNQKYTAKDLLNLLRARTFKGHPSCWFEDDGEIYEVRVTIVRKSP; from the coding sequence ATGAGGTATAGCGAAATGCCATCAATGAGTTCAAAATTTTTAATAATGGCAGATAGTCAAGTCGGCTACGCCGTAGTCAAATGGCTACTGGAGAACTATAAACATGATATAGGTCTGGTTGTAACTATTGAACAAAACGATATATGGGAATATGCAAAAAAAAGGGGTGTTAATGTCACAGTATATCAATCAGACCTAAATTTAATCAAAGAAATCGAAAATTTCGGCTTATGCTTAGAACTTGGTTTCCTCGTGTGGTGGCCAAAAATAATAAAAGACGGTCTTATCAGATTACCCAAGGCTGGTTTTATAAATACACATCCTAGCTTACTTCCATACTGTAGGGGTAGGCACTACAATTTTTGGTCTATAGTAGAACAAGTTCCCTTTGGTGTAACACTTCACTTTGTTAATGCAGGAATTGATACAGGGGATGTAGTCGCTCAGGAACCCATCTTTTATGGATGGGAAGACAATGGAGAGTCTTTATATAACAAAGCAGTCAATAAAATGATATCTCTATTTCAGAAAGCTTATCCTCATATTAGAGTATTTAAATTCAACAAGAATCCACAAAAACTATCTGAGGGAAGTTTTCATTTCTCTCACGAAATGGATAATGTGAGTAGAATCGATCTAAACCAAAAATACACAGCAAAAGATCTTCTAAACCTTCTGAGGGCAAGAACTTTTAAAGGTCATCCTAGTTGTTGGTTTGAAGATGATGGGGAAATTTATGAAGTGAGAGTTACCATAGTTAGGAAATCTCCATGA
- a CDS encoding DegT/DnrJ/EryC1/StrS family aminotransferase, with the protein MKKRIYYTKPSITELEVEYATDAARHGWGDRCYEYIEHFERAFREHLQVDYAIATSSCTGALHMGMAALGIGEGDEVILADTNWIATAAPIIHLGAKPVFVDILPDTWCIDPSLVEEAITSRTKAIIAVHLYGNLCEMDELLAIGEKYGIPVIEDAAEAIGSIYHGKRAGSMGNFGSFSFHGTKTLTTGEGGMFVTNDAALYERVLTLSNHGRARGQKKQFWPEIIGFKYKMSNIQAAIGCAQMERVGDLIARKREIFRYYQKSLVSIDGISMNPETSLTVNGYWMPTLVFDKSTAITREDLLKTFQDEGINARVFFYPLSSLPEFGGVARNSRSQSICERAINLPSYHDMSQTDQISVVSIIKKLKVNEV; encoded by the coding sequence ATGAAAAAACGCATCTACTATACTAAACCCTCAATTACTGAGCTAGAGGTTGAGTATGCTACAGATGCTGCTCGTCATGGCTGGGGTGATCGCTGTTACGAGTATATTGAGCATTTCGAAAGAGCATTTCGAGAGCATCTGCAAGTTGACTATGCAATTGCTACATCTAGTTGTACGGGGGCTTTGCACATGGGTATGGCCGCCCTAGGAATTGGTGAGGGCGATGAAGTCATTTTGGCAGATACGAACTGGATTGCTACGGCTGCCCCAATTATTCATTTGGGTGCTAAACCTGTGTTTGTAGATATTTTGCCAGATACTTGGTGTATTGATCCCAGTTTGGTAGAGGAGGCGATTACATCCCGAACGAAGGCAATTATTGCGGTCCATTTATACGGCAATTTATGTGAGATGGATGAGTTGCTGGCAATTGGTGAAAAGTATGGTATTCCGGTGATTGAGGATGCGGCTGAAGCAATTGGTTCTATTTATCACGGCAAACGGGCCGGAAGCATGGGAAATTTTGGCAGTTTTTCCTTCCACGGCACAAAGACGCTAACCACTGGAGAAGGGGGGATGTTTGTAACCAATGATGCAGCGTTATACGAAAGGGTTTTGACGCTTTCTAACCATGGTCGAGCTAGAGGTCAGAAAAAACAGTTTTGGCCAGAGATAATTGGATTTAAATACAAAATGTCTAATATTCAAGCTGCGATCGGATGTGCACAAATGGAGCGAGTTGGTGATCTCATAGCTCGAAAGAGGGAAATATTTAGATATTACCAGAAAAGTCTGGTTTCTATCGATGGTATCTCTATGAATCCCGAGACAAGTTTGACCGTTAATGGATATTGGATGCCGACGCTTGTGTTTGATAAGAGCACTGCGATAACTCGTGAGGATTTGCTAAAAACCTTCCAGGATGAAGGGATAAATGCTAGGGTTTTCTTTTATCCTTTGTCCAGTCTTCCTGAGTTTGGGGGGGTAGCCCGAAATTCAAGGTCGCAGTCTATTTGTGAAAGAGCTATAAATCTGCCCAGCTATCACGACATGTCCCAAACAGATCAAATTTCTGTGGTATCGATCATCAAAAAACTAAAAGTCAATGAGGTATAG
- a CDS encoding NAD-dependent epimerase/dehydratase family protein — MKKAIVTGATGFIGSVFVAYLMKSGIEVLALGRKSLNEVSDRERKRLAGAAYLRLDMNEIALLSKELSGIGWNVGDDCIFFNLAWGGVNGLSDLNIEAQMKNVIWSVSALDTASRIGCRRFIQVGTMEEAFTYKYLDLDHNTSNKYNRHVIYSVAKIAAKRALKIKASQIGIEFIYVLHSHVMGPNDTKDSFLQVTLQKLIKGDDLIFSTGEQYFDVISVKDCVYGYYLIGQRGVPGSEYWVGSGDPRRLREYVERMYRLFPSGQEMQFGKLPYNDIVLNKEDFSIKLLAEHTGYAPTMTYEETVKELYDSLVK, encoded by the coding sequence ATGAAAAAAGCAATTGTAACAGGGGCTACGGGGTTTATTGGCTCAGTGTTTGTCGCTTATCTGATGAAAAGCGGCATCGAAGTCTTAGCTTTAGGAAGAAAGTCTCTCAACGAGGTCTCCGATAGGGAGAGGAAAAGGCTTGCAGGAGCTGCATATCTCAGGCTAGACATGAATGAAATTGCCCTTTTGAGCAAAGAACTATCAGGGATTGGTTGGAATGTAGGCGATGACTGTATTTTTTTCAATTTAGCCTGGGGAGGAGTAAATGGTCTATCAGACTTAAATATCGAAGCCCAAATGAAGAATGTAATTTGGTCGGTATCGGCTCTTGATACGGCTTCCCGGATCGGATGTAGAAGGTTTATTCAGGTAGGCACGATGGAAGAAGCCTTTACGTACAAATACCTTGATCTTGATCATAACACAAGCAACAAATATAACAGGCATGTCATATATTCTGTTGCAAAAATCGCTGCTAAACGTGCACTTAAGATTAAAGCATCGCAAATAGGGATAGAGTTTATCTATGTGCTCCATTCGCATGTTATGGGTCCGAATGACACTAAGGATTCATTCTTACAGGTAACTCTTCAAAAACTAATTAAGGGTGATGATTTGATTTTTTCAACGGGTGAACAGTATTTCGATGTGATTTCCGTAAAAGATTGTGTTTATGGCTATTATTTGATTGGGCAGAGGGGCGTTCCAGGATCCGAGTACTGGGTTGGCTCTGGGGATCCGCGACGTTTAAGAGAGTATGTTGAGCGTATGTATAGACTATTTCCTTCAGGACAAGAAATGCAATTTGGAAAACTTCCTTACAATGACATTGTATTAAACAAGGAAGACTTTTCAATCAAATTGCTAGCCGAGCATACAGGGTATGCGCCTACCATGACATACGAAGAAACAGTAAAGGAGTTGTATGATAGTCTTGTAAAATAA
- a CDS encoding dTDP-4-dehydrorhamnose 3,5-epimerase family protein gives MKLESTPIEELFVLHRPVRRDERGFFSRLFGADEIAAAGRPTEAVHVNSSTSVTVGTLRGIHFQYPPHAEAKIVSCAAGAIWDVGIDLRPSSPTRFQWFGIKLTPMNGVSMIIPEGFGHAFITLEPNSTVIYVVSAAYAPSHESGARFDDPVLGIKWPIKPRVLSEKDLAWGSLTDRIDELDTRFA, from the coding sequence ATGAAATTAGAATCAACTCCGATAGAAGAGCTATTCGTCCTTCACCGGCCTGTCCGTCGGGATGAGCGAGGATTTTTCAGTCGGCTTTTTGGCGCTGACGAAATTGCTGCTGCAGGACGCCCAACGGAAGCAGTCCACGTAAACTCTTCCACATCTGTTACAGTTGGGACACTGCGCGGTATTCACTTCCAGTACCCACCTCATGCTGAAGCGAAGATTGTTTCGTGCGCAGCGGGTGCTATCTGGGATGTGGGCATTGACCTGCGGCCGAGTTCACCGACAAGGTTTCAGTGGTTTGGCATCAAGTTAACCCCTATGAACGGAGTCAGTATGATTATTCCCGAAGGTTTCGGTCATGCGTTCATCACGTTGGAACCCAACTCGACGGTCATATATGTTGTTTCTGCCGCTTACGCCCCAAGCCACGAATCAGGTGCCCGGTTTGATGACCCCGTGCTAGGGATTAAATGGCCAATCAAACCGCGTGTACTGTCGGAGAAAGACCTTGCTTGGGGGTCGCTCACGGACCGCATCGATGAGCTTGATACACGATTTGCTTAA
- a CDS encoding glycosyltransferase, giving the protein MLKLNYKPLVSIGVPTFNRPDGLRRTLSHIFNQTYSNLEVIVSDNNSPGGNIDTIIRDFAISGKKIRYFRQKKNQGAVFNFEFVFKQATGQYFMWAADDDYFESKNLIENLQAACANINMAFPDFNVQHTSGRVVRGLLNKIYGSCLTDQDYLLAWCKYGYGYPYYGMYNLDNCTKNNVSFKFDTDLKYYSEGTFLHRLFIAGNVRFVPNTFIRISEGGSRPDNLTLLIDHSIYIERTLNLYTSCDSQNIKNYVDTFLESQRVYRLSLCESLLADLRAARANLQASVLMNSLNDIERHIGGLKSQLYPQYQHQGVKEKTAVSYTTPLSHISSYREWISTLAKAQCRLYYRDQTPESLESLAELVQNHQPTKIIELGSLFGLSLRTWLSTQTDADIVAIDLSFRYLRESQKLIPIDLSRVTLLEQDILKTDFRQLWEQEDKVLLYVDAHDQPNVPIMEYVLNYVVPLLPVNSLVVVDDLWYSPTVLEQGNVQAFFEQVVNRYMDPLHPIEAAYAPYWEGGSFIGFLEVIPLMKWVFEQKIKLKFQDNIKFAYFQKSQH; this is encoded by the coding sequence ATGCTGAAACTTAACTATAAACCTCTAGTCAGTATTGGTGTCCCGACATTCAATCGACCTGATGGACTCAGACGCACCTTATCTCACATTTTTAATCAAACATATTCCAATTTAGAAGTTATTGTTTCAGATAACAACTCACCTGGCGGTAATATCGATACAATTATAAGAGACTTTGCTATATCTGGTAAAAAAATAAGATATTTTCGCCAGAAGAAAAACCAGGGGGCTGTCTTTAACTTTGAATTTGTTTTCAAGCAGGCTACAGGTCAGTACTTTATGTGGGCAGCTGATGATGATTATTTTGAAAGTAAAAACTTAATTGAAAATTTACAAGCAGCCTGTGCTAACATCAACATGGCCTTTCCTGATTTCAATGTTCAACATACATCAGGAAGAGTAGTTCGTGGACTTTTAAACAAAATCTATGGTTCTTGCTTAACTGATCAAGATTATTTGTTGGCTTGGTGTAAGTATGGATACGGCTATCCATACTATGGAATGTATAATCTAGATAATTGCACTAAAAATAACGTTTCATTTAAATTTGATACAGATCTGAAATATTATAGTGAAGGAACTTTTTTGCATCGATTATTTATCGCAGGCAATGTAAGGTTTGTTCCCAATACTTTTATACGCATATCAGAAGGTGGTAGCAGACCAGACAACTTGACACTTTTGATAGATCATTCGATTTATATTGAAAGAACTCTTAATCTATATACCTCATGTGACTCACAAAACATTAAGAACTATGTTGACACATTTCTAGAATCTCAAAGAGTTTATCGATTGTCTTTGTGTGAATCATTATTGGCAGATCTTAGGGCTGCAAGAGCTAATTTACAAGCATCTGTATTGATGAACTCGCTTAATGATATAGAAAGGCATATAGGAGGCTTAAAAAGTCAATTGTATCCACAATACCAACATCAAGGAGTAAAAGAGAAAACTGCCGTGAGTTATACTACACCTTTATCGCATATATCCAGTTATCGAGAATGGATTAGTACTCTCGCTAAAGCCCAGTGTAGGCTCTATTATCGAGATCAAACTCCTGAATCGCTAGAAAGCTTAGCCGAACTTGTTCAAAATCATCAACCAACTAAGATTATTGAGCTAGGTTCTCTTTTCGGTCTCTCTTTGAGAACATGGCTTTCTACACAAACTGATGCCGACATTGTTGCTATTGATTTATCATTCAGGTATCTGCGAGAGAGCCAAAAACTAATTCCTATTGATTTGTCGAGAGTGACCTTACTTGAACAGGACATACTCAAGACAGACTTCAGGCAACTTTGGGAGCAGGAGGATAAAGTCCTACTGTACGTAGATGCCCACGATCAGCCAAATGTGCCGATTATGGAGTATGTTTTGAACTACGTTGTTCCTCTTTTACCTGTCAATAGTTTGGTTGTAGTGGATGATCTATGGTATAGTCCTACAGTCCTTGAACAAGGTAACGTCCAAGCGTTTTTCGAGCAAGTTGTTAATCGCTATATGGATCCTCTTCATCCGATTGAGGCTGCTTATGCTCCCTACTGGGAAGGTGGTTCTTTTATTGGTTTCTTAGAGGTAATTCCTCTTATGAAATGGGTGTTTGAACAAAAAATAAAATTGAAGTTTCAAGATAACATTAAATTTGCTTACTTCCAAAAAAGCCAGCATTGA
- a CDS encoding class I SAM-dependent methyltransferase encodes MAKLISSRGTSVCRACGSDNLSSVLDLGSQPIPSEYGRTADEVLDVFPLHMRICKRCGLGQVGEYVVPERIFHDTYPYLSSASFTWVEHARQYARSMTDSLALDSNSLVVELASNDGYLLSEFRNLGVPVLGVEPAVNVATIACEAGVPTVTEFFGASVAEKILADYGSPGLIVANNVFAHVPDMHDFTEGMSILADDHTLITIENPSFAVLLQETLFDTIYHEHYSYLTAHSVRVVAQAHGLDLVHVDKLSTHGGSNRYWLSRSRTADDTVSATLEAENRSGLFKPEEWFAFADRSKAAIEGLRNWFLERKQAGDVVVGYGAAHKGNTFLNAVGEASKTLTYVVDASVEKQGKFLPGSQVPVLAPEQLALASPTDVLILPWNIAPELAERIRLVTPEARIWVAQPRIQQL; translated from the coding sequence ATGGCTAAGTTAATTTCAAGTCGAGGCACTTCAGTCTGTCGTGCCTGTGGATCAGATAATCTCTCTAGTGTGTTAGATTTAGGTTCTCAGCCCATACCATCTGAGTACGGCCGCACTGCAGATGAAGTTCTTGATGTCTTTCCACTGCACATGCGTATCTGCAAGCGATGCGGTTTGGGCCAGGTAGGTGAGTACGTTGTGCCTGAACGAATATTTCATGACACCTACCCGTACCTCTCTTCGGCTAGTTTCACATGGGTTGAGCACGCGAGGCAGTACGCCCGCTCAATGACGGATTCCCTCGCGCTCGACTCCAACAGTCTTGTTGTTGAACTAGCTAGTAATGATGGTTATCTGCTCTCGGAGTTTCGTAACCTCGGAGTTCCAGTGCTTGGCGTCGAACCCGCTGTGAATGTTGCAACTATTGCATGTGAAGCTGGAGTCCCGACAGTTACAGAGTTCTTTGGTGCTAGTGTCGCAGAGAAAATATTGGCCGATTATGGGTCTCCCGGGCTCATCGTAGCTAACAACGTCTTCGCACACGTCCCTGATATGCACGACTTTACAGAGGGCATGTCGATACTTGCGGATGATCACACCCTGATTACGATCGAAAACCCTTCTTTCGCTGTTCTGCTTCAAGAAACACTCTTCGATACGATTTATCACGAGCATTACTCCTACCTGACGGCTCATTCTGTAAGGGTTGTTGCTCAAGCACACGGGCTTGATCTGGTTCACGTGGATAAGTTGTCAACACATGGTGGCTCAAACCGATACTGGCTAAGTCGCTCTCGGACAGCGGACGATACGGTAAGTGCCACCCTTGAAGCTGAAAATCGGTCTGGTTTGTTCAAACCTGAAGAGTGGTTTGCATTCGCTGATCGATCAAAAGCCGCTATTGAGGGCCTCCGTAACTGGTTTCTTGAGCGCAAGCAAGCAGGGGATGTTGTGGTTGGTTACGGTGCTGCTCACAAAGGAAACACATTCCTTAACGCTGTAGGCGAGGCGTCCAAGACATTGACTTACGTCGTTGATGCGAGTGTGGAAAAGCAAGGCAAATTTCTGCCTGGATCCCAAGTGCCGGTATTAGCGCCGGAACAACTCGCGTTAGCAAGTCCAACTGATGTTCTGATTCTTCCGTGGAACATCGCTCCTGAACTAGCGGAGCGAATTAGGTTGGTCACGCCGGAAGCTCGTATCTGGGTGGCGCAACCGAGAATACAACAACTCTGA